In one Fodinicola acaciae genomic region, the following are encoded:
- a CDS encoding alpha/beta fold hydrolase, with protein sequence MRANGIDIHLEEAGSGPLVLLLHGFPELSFSWRHQLPALAAAGHHAVAVDLRGYGRSTAPVDVTAYAMREMVADAVAVLDGLGEPAAALVGHDWGAQIAWAAAALHPDRFPAIAALSVPFQPRTPVPPTEQLREWAGDRLNWLLYFQRPGVADAEFAADPERAMRLIMYGLSGDAGELGTRLVTELPGGARLLDSIPEPAALPAWLELEPYVREFSRTGFTGALNRYRNVDRDWHDLPAVGATTIGQPALFIGGEFDTATRYADWTAIRERVPRLADPLILAGCGHWVQQERPVEVNDHLIWFLRENAFA encoded by the coding sequence ATGCGAGCGAACGGAATCGACATTCATCTGGAAGAGGCCGGAAGCGGGCCGTTGGTGTTGCTGCTGCACGGTTTTCCCGAGCTTTCCTTTTCGTGGCGGCATCAACTACCCGCGCTGGCCGCGGCTGGCCACCATGCGGTGGCCGTGGATCTGCGCGGCTACGGTCGCAGCACCGCACCTGTCGACGTCACGGCGTACGCGATGCGGGAAATGGTCGCCGATGCCGTGGCCGTGCTGGACGGGCTCGGCGAGCCGGCCGCGGCATTGGTCGGACACGACTGGGGTGCGCAGATCGCCTGGGCTGCCGCCGCGCTGCACCCGGACAGATTTCCGGCCATCGCCGCGTTGAGCGTGCCCTTCCAGCCGCGTACGCCGGTGCCGCCGACCGAGCAGCTCCGCGAATGGGCCGGCGACCGGCTGAACTGGCTGCTCTATTTTCAGCGGCCGGGCGTCGCCGATGCCGAGTTTGCCGCCGATCCGGAGCGCGCGATGCGGTTGATCATGTATGGCCTGTCCGGCGACGCGGGGGAGCTGGGAACGAGGCTGGTGACCGAGTTGCCGGGCGGCGCCAGATTGCTGGATTCCATCCCGGAACCGGCCGCACTGCCGGCCTGGCTGGAGTTGGAGCCGTACGTGCGCGAGTTTTCCCGCACGGGCTTCACCGGCGCGCTCAACCGCTATCGCAATGTCGACCGCGACTGGCACGATCTTCCTGCCGTCGGAGCGACGACGATCGGCCAACCGGCGTTGTTCATCGGCGGAGAGTTCGACACCGCGACGCGATACGCCGACTGGACGGCGATTCGCGAACGGGTGCCGCGGCTGGCCGATCCGCTGATCCTGGCTGGCTGCGGTCACTGGGTGCAGCAGGAACGTCCGGTCGAGGTCAACGACCACCTGATCTGGTTTCTGCGGGAAAACGCGTTCGCCTGA